One Trueperaceae bacterium genomic window carries:
- a CDS encoding ABC transporter ATP-binding protein: MVDADAVRTTEAGGARPEPLLRVEDLRTVFHTDEGVVEAVRGASFQVARGSTLGIVGESGCGKSVAARSILQLVQSPGRIEGGRILLDGARGPVDLARLEPYGPEIRAVRGDDVAMIFQEPMSALSPVHTIGQQIVEAIRVHRDVTAREAHDRAVTLLERVRMPDPEARMKAYTFELSGGMRQRAMIAMALACDPKVLIADEPTTALDVTTQATILDLLRDLQAENDMALILITHDLGVVAEMADEVAVMYLGRVVESGPVDALFAAPRHPYTQGLLASVPRIDPERRHPRRAIPGSVPSAATRIEGCAFAARCAHAIPGRCDVERPEPRGLGSDHAVACHLYDESLDAVPPAAPNDGAGPPDGLAPPPARPERTPVRPDAPVAMEARDVDVHYPVVGGWLRRRVGTVRAVDGVSLRLRVGETVGLVGESGSGKTSFAHALVRLHAPTRGTITLHREGAPPLDVARADRAAVRELHRSVRMVFQDPYGSLDPRLPVREVIGEPIDLLTDLSRRERDARVEALLETVGLSPDVATRYVHAFSGGQRQRIGIARALATDPSVVIADEPVSALDVSVQAQVLDLLERLVAERGLTMLFVSHDLSVVSSSCDRVVVLYAGEIVEEADSVTLYRAPKHPYTEALLAAVPVPSPGADRDALPPLRGGVPDPAHRPAGCAFAARCRYATDVCRSERPSLREVGDGRVACHHAEDLELVGA; the protein is encoded by the coding sequence ATGGTCGACGCTGACGCCGTCCGCACGACGGAGGCGGGCGGGGCGCGCCCCGAACCGCTCCTCCGGGTCGAGGACCTCCGGACCGTCTTCCACACCGACGAGGGCGTGGTCGAGGCGGTCCGGGGCGCGTCGTTCCAGGTGGCGCGTGGCTCGACGCTCGGGATCGTCGGCGAGTCGGGGTGCGGCAAGTCGGTCGCGGCCCGCTCGATCCTGCAGCTCGTGCAGAGCCCCGGCCGGATCGAGGGGGGCCGCATCCTGCTGGACGGCGCCCGTGGGCCCGTCGACCTCGCCCGCCTCGAGCCGTACGGGCCGGAGATCCGGGCGGTGCGCGGCGACGACGTCGCGATGATCTTCCAGGAACCGATGTCGGCGCTGTCGCCGGTCCACACGATCGGGCAGCAGATCGTCGAAGCGATCCGCGTCCACCGCGACGTGACGGCGCGCGAGGCGCACGATCGCGCCGTCACGCTGCTCGAGCGGGTCCGCATGCCCGACCCCGAGGCGCGCATGAAGGCGTACACGTTCGAGCTGTCGGGGGGCATGCGGCAACGCGCGATGATCGCCATGGCGCTGGCCTGCGATCCGAAGGTGTTGATCGCCGACGAGCCGACCACCGCCCTCGACGTCACGACGCAGGCGACCATCCTCGACCTGCTTCGCGACCTGCAGGCGGAGAACGACATGGCGTTGATCCTGATCACGCACGATCTCGGGGTCGTCGCGGAGATGGCGGACGAGGTCGCGGTGATGTACCTCGGGCGCGTCGTGGAGTCGGGACCGGTGGACGCCCTCTTCGCCGCGCCCCGCCACCCGTACACGCAGGGCCTGCTGGCGTCGGTGCCGCGCATCGATCCGGAGCGTCGCCACCCGCGCCGAGCGATCCCGGGAAGCGTGCCCAGTGCCGCGACGCGCATCGAGGGCTGCGCCTTCGCCGCGCGGTGCGCGCACGCGATCCCCGGCCGGTGCGACGTCGAGCGCCCCGAACCCCGGGGGCTCGGGTCGGACCACGCGGTCGCCTGCCACCTGTACGACGAGAGCCTGGACGCGGTCCCGCCGGCCGCACCGAACGACGGAGCGGGCCCCCCCGATGGGCTCGCGCCCCCTCCCGCCCGGCCGGAACGAACGCCGGTGCGTCCCGACGCCCCGGTCGCCATGGAGGCGCGCGACGTCGACGTCCACTATCCGGTGGTCGGCGGGTGGCTGCGCCGCCGCGTCGGCACGGTGCGGGCGGTCGACGGCGTGTCGCTTCGGCTTCGGGTCGGGGAGACGGTCGGCCTCGTCGGCGAGTCGGGGAGCGGCAAGACCTCGTTCGCGCACGCCCTCGTGAGGCTGCACGCCCCGACCCGGGGGACGATCACGCTCCATCGCGAGGGCGCCCCCCCGCTCGACGTCGCCCGGGCCGACCGGGCGGCGGTGCGCGAGCTGCATCGCTCGGTCCGCATGGTGTTCCAGGACCCCTACGGCTCGCTGGACCCCCGCCTCCCCGTGCGCGAGGTGATCGGGGAGCCGATCGACCTCCTCACCGACCTGTCGCGCCGGGAGCGCGACGCACGCGTCGAGGCGCTCCTCGAGACGGTCGGCCTGTCGCCCGACGTCGCGACGCGCTACGTGCACGCCTTTAGCGGTGGGCAACGCCAACGCATCGGGATCGCGCGTGCCCTCGCGACCGACCCGAGCGTGGTGATCGCCGACGAACCGGTGTCGGCGTTGGACGTCTCGGTCCAGGCGCAGGTCCTCGACCTGCTCGAGCGGCTCGTCGCGGAGCGCGGCCTCACGATGCTGTTCGTGTCGCACGACCTCTCGGTCGTGTCCTCGTCGTGCGACCGCGTCGTGGTCCTGTACGCCGGCGAGATCGTCGAGGAGGCCGACAGCGTGACCCTCTACCGCGCGCCGAAGCACCCCTACACCGAAGCGTTGCTCGCCGCGGTGCCGGTCCCGTCGCCCGGCGCCGATCGCGACGCCCTTCCGCCGTTGCGCGGCGGGGTGCCCGACCCCGCCCACCGGCCGGCGGGCTGCGCCTTCGCGGCGCGGTGTCGGTACGCCACCGACGTCTGTCGGTCCGAGCGGCCGTCGCTACGCGAGGTCGGGGACGGCCGCGTCGCCTGCCATCACGCCGAGGATCTGGAGCTCGTCGGCGCCTGA
- a CDS encoding ABC transporter permease, producing the protein MTGAHPTPDAGAPAPRVVTPTQLVWRRFRRHRLAMVGAVLTVALYVGAAFAPFLAPFGPNEYQSSYTYAPPQPVHWLRTDDDGRRIFGPYVYGLEVSIDYDSGRRVFETDEETVVPIRFFPRGAEYELFGFLPADRHLFGPAVPDQPMYLTGADRLGRDMFSRTLIGAQVSLSVGLVGVAASLVLGLIFGGLSGYYGGATDTLIQRVIEFLQSIPSIPLWIGLAAALPKDVNPVLIYFYITLILSLIGWTGLARVVRGRFLSLKNEDFVRAARLDGAGPWRVMFRHMVPSFLSHVIAAVTLAIPAMILAETALSFLGLGLRQPVISWGVLLQEAQNIRSVATAPWLFLPGGAVVVAVLSMNFLGDGLRDAADPFSSS; encoded by the coding sequence ATGACGGGCGCCCACCCCACGCCCGACGCGGGCGCCCCCGCCCCCCGCGTCGTCACCCCCACCCAGCTGGTGTGGCGACGGTTCCGACGGCACCGCCTCGCGATGGTCGGCGCGGTCCTGACGGTCGCGCTGTACGTCGGCGCGGCCTTCGCTCCGTTCCTCGCACCGTTCGGTCCGAACGAGTACCAGTCGTCCTACACGTACGCGCCCCCCCAGCCGGTGCACTGGCTCCGGACCGACGACGACGGACGCCGCATCTTCGGGCCCTACGTGTACGGCCTCGAGGTGAGCATCGACTACGACTCCGGTCGGCGCGTGTTCGAGACCGACGAGGAGACGGTCGTGCCCATTCGGTTCTTCCCCCGCGGCGCGGAGTACGAACTGTTCGGCTTCCTCCCCGCCGACCGCCACCTGTTCGGACCCGCCGTTCCCGACCAGCCGATGTACCTCACCGGCGCCGACCGGCTGGGGCGCGACATGTTCTCGCGGACCCTGATCGGTGCGCAGGTGTCGCTCTCCGTCGGGTTGGTCGGCGTCGCCGCCAGCCTCGTGCTCGGCCTGATCTTCGGGGGGCTCTCGGGGTACTACGGCGGGGCGACCGACACCCTCATTCAGCGCGTCATCGAGTTCCTGCAGTCGATCCCCTCGATCCCCCTCTGGATCGGCCTGGCCGCCGCCCTGCCCAAGGACGTGAATCCGGTCCTGATCTACTTCTACATCACCCTCATCCTCTCCCTCATCGGTTGGACCGGGCTCGCCCGGGTGGTGCGGGGGCGGTTCCTGTCGCTCAAGAACGAGGACTTCGTGCGCGCCGCCCGCCTCGACGGCGCAGGCCCCTGGCGCGTGATGTTCCGCCACATGGTGCCGTCGTTCCTGTCGCACGTCATCGCGGCGGTCACGCTCGCCATCCCCGCCATGATCCTCGCCGAGACCGCCCTCAGCTTCCTCGGGCTCGGGCTTCGCCAACCGGTCATCAGTTGGGGCGTGCTGCTCCAGGAGGCGCAGAACATCCGCTCCGTCGCGACCGCCCCCTGGTTGTTCCTGCCCGGTGGGGCGGTCGTCGTCGCGGTGTTGTCCATGAACTTCCTCGGGGACGGCCTGCGCGACGCCGCCGATCCCTTCTCCTCGTCCTGA
- a CDS encoding sugar phosphate isomerase/epimerase has protein sequence MPLSPDRIANAPCSWGVVGREGVSVSGLRMLDELVESGYRGTELGDPGFLPSDPDALRAALQGRGLTLLGGYVPLDLAATRFDADARDAVLRVARLLAAAERGPRRPIVVIADRDGLDPQRLARAGRLTPAEATPERTLARFGARLEAIADATFEATGLRVALHPHVASRIELPEETAAVLAASDPAKVGLVFDTAHYVYGTGRDDPDGRRVFEGLERFWDRIATIHVKDCSQSVAARARREGMSYEAAVAGGLYAELGEGSIDLPAVVAWLHARGYDDWLTVEQDVLPGLGTPLASATRNHRRLRAWIEDAAASVDVPPPSSR, from the coding sequence GTGCCCCTCAGCCCCGATCGCATCGCCAACGCCCCGTGCTCGTGGGGGGTCGTGGGTCGCGAGGGGGTGAGCGTGTCCGGCCTGCGGATGTTGGACGAGCTGGTCGAGAGCGGGTACCGCGGGACGGAGTTGGGCGATCCGGGGTTCCTTCCGTCCGATCCCGACGCGTTGCGCGCCGCCCTGCAGGGCCGGGGATTGACCCTCTTGGGGGGCTACGTGCCCCTCGACCTCGCGGCGACGCGCTTCGACGCGGACGCGCGCGACGCGGTGCTGCGCGTCGCGCGGCTGTTGGCCGCCGCCGAGCGGGGGCCTCGCCGGCCGATCGTGGTGATCGCCGATCGGGACGGTCTCGATCCGCAGCGGCTCGCGCGGGCGGGCCGGCTGACGCCGGCGGAGGCGACGCCGGAGCGGACCCTGGCGCGGTTCGGTGCGCGCCTCGAGGCGATCGCCGACGCGACGTTCGAGGCGACGGGGTTGCGGGTGGCGCTGCACCCGCACGTCGCGAGTCGGATCGAGTTGCCCGAGGAGACGGCGGCGGTGCTCGCGGCCAGCGATCCCGCGAAGGTGGGCTTGGTCTTCGACACCGCGCACTACGTGTACGGCACCGGGCGCGACGATCCGGACGGCCGCCGGGTCTTCGAGGGCCTCGAGCGCTTCTGGGACCGCATCGCGACGATCCACGTCAAGGACTGCTCGCAGTCGGTCGCGGCCCGCGCGCGTCGGGAGGGCATGTCGTACGAGGCTGCGGTGGCGGGGGGCCTGTACGCGGAGCTGGGGGAGGGGTCGATCGACCTTCCGGCGGTGGTGGCGTGGCTGCATGCGCGGGGGTACGACGACTGGTTGACGGTGGAGCAGGACGTGCTGCCGGGCCTGGGGACGCCGCTCGCGAGCGCGACGCGGAACCACCGGCGCCTGCGGGCGTGGATCGAGGACGCCGCGGCGTCGGTGGACGTCCCTCCCCCGTCGAGCCGGTAG
- a CDS encoding glycoside hydrolase family 38 C-terminal domain-containing protein — protein MPDATPTRTVHVVPHTHWDREWYRPFEAFQLRLGDVTEAILDLLDDDAGRYPSFTLDGQSVVLDDVLAVRPDLRERLERHVRAGRLHVGPWYVLADEFLVSPEALVANLAWGVRTARTFGAALPVAYTPDAFGHVAHLPTLVRGFGLDAVALQRGFGDEAEALGSEFTWRSPDGTHEVLALHLVGTYSSVAAVGHGDVGYRDPLDLDRARRHVRAVLFGEGTSDVPDAWLRSAIERLDGGLDAHANGPHLLLLNGTDHLFPQATLPDVLDDLRAHHPELDVVHDDLETYAAAVRRDHDVSAVHQGELRWGRYHHVLSGVWSTRMPLKQRNHAVETHLERYAGPLLARSRAAGGPDDDVALREAWRTLLLNHPHDSICGCSVDGVADAMHARFDAAERLADAVVERAVAHLTPERDARRWAVFAPSPTSGWGTVEVTLDVAAGRADRVTPRDGAGRPLPHQRHAAPGTAPGRRDDAVEHVTMRVATPLTPLGLAPIDVRDDPAPERPPDAPDTVTGGPGDPDDAGTLTLRNGALTLHVRAEGELHLRDHATGAAYALRLRLEDVADAGDTYDASPVPGDAPRIAAVVGEPELLERGPLRASVVLRHALALPARLADDRRTPVGTATLHAHTTLHLDAFEDAVHVDVALDNPADDHRLRLHLETDLASDTVLRDGHWAVLRRPLDPPEATGWYQRPTRTHPVRRFAALDDAPRGLALLVRGLPEVEAIRHDDGTTLAVTLLRAVGWLSRDDLETRPEGAGPALATPGAQERGPFTAHLAIAPFEAGDAARLTRVADRFVAPPVALPVPPTDAAPAAPHGPRSGAGAGHDPAAGWTLDPPLTLSTLTHAAPDGPLGASRSTYVVRLYNAAETPAEGALRAPAPIRRCRRVRLDETPLDDVPIHGDQVSLVLPAAGVVTLAVDLEGPP, from the coding sequence ATGCCCGACGCCACCCCCACCCGCACGGTGCACGTCGTGCCCCACACGCACTGGGATCGCGAGTGGTACCGCCCCTTCGAGGCGTTCCAGCTCCGCCTGGGGGACGTCACCGAAGCGATCCTCGACCTCCTCGACGACGACGCGGGCCGCTACCCGTCGTTCACCCTCGACGGCCAATCGGTCGTGCTCGACGACGTCCTCGCCGTCCGCCCCGACCTCCGCGAACGCCTCGAGCGCCACGTCCGCGCCGGCCGCCTCCACGTCGGCCCCTGGTACGTCCTCGCCGACGAGTTCCTCGTGAGCCCCGAAGCGCTCGTCGCGAACCTGGCGTGGGGCGTGCGCACCGCCCGCACCTTCGGGGCCGCCCTCCCGGTGGCGTACACGCCCGACGCGTTCGGGCACGTCGCGCACCTCCCGACGCTCGTGCGCGGCTTCGGTCTCGACGCCGTCGCCCTGCAACGCGGGTTCGGCGACGAAGCGGAGGCGCTCGGCAGCGAATTCACCTGGCGCAGTCCGGACGGTACGCACGAGGTCCTCGCCCTCCACCTCGTCGGGACCTACTCGTCGGTCGCCGCGGTCGGGCACGGCGACGTCGGCTACCGCGACCCCCTCGACCTCGACCGGGCGCGACGCCACGTCCGCGCCGTCCTGTTCGGCGAAGGCACCAGCGACGTCCCGGACGCCTGGCTCCGCAGCGCCATCGAGCGCCTCGACGGCGGCCTCGACGCGCACGCCAACGGCCCCCACCTGCTCCTCCTCAACGGCACCGACCACCTCTTCCCCCAAGCGACGCTTCCCGACGTCCTCGACGACCTGCGGGCGCACCACCCCGAGCTCGACGTCGTGCACGACGACCTCGAGACGTACGCAGCCGCGGTCCGACGCGACCACGACGTCTCGGCGGTCCACCAGGGCGAACTGCGTTGGGGGCGCTACCACCACGTCCTCTCCGGCGTCTGGTCGACGCGCATGCCGCTCAAGCAGCGCAACCACGCCGTCGAAACCCACCTCGAACGCTACGCCGGCCCCCTCCTCGCGCGCTCGCGCGCCGCGGGCGGACCCGACGACGACGTCGCGCTCCGCGAGGCCTGGCGCACCCTCCTGCTCAACCACCCCCACGACTCCATCTGCGGCTGTTCCGTCGACGGCGTGGCGGACGCCATGCACGCCCGCTTCGACGCGGCGGAACGGCTCGCCGACGCCGTCGTCGAGCGGGCCGTCGCCCACCTGACCCCCGAACGCGACGCCCGACGCTGGGCGGTGTTCGCGCCCAGCCCGACGTCCGGATGGGGCACCGTCGAGGTGACCCTCGACGTGGCGGCCGGTCGCGCCGACCGGGTTACGCCCCGAGACGGGGCGGGACGCCCGCTCCCGCACCAACGCCACGCCGCCCCCGGCACCGCCCCCGGCCGCCGCGACGACGCGGTCGAGCACGTCACGATGCGCGTCGCGACGCCGCTCACGCCCCTCGGCCTCGCACCGATCGACGTGCGAGACGATCCGGCCCCCGAGCGCCCGCCGGACGCCCCCGACACGGTGACGGGCGGGCCGGGCGACCCCGACGACGCCGGTACCCTCACGCTGCGAAACGGGGCCCTGACGCTGCACGTCCGCGCCGAAGGCGAACTCCACCTCCGCGATCACGCCACCGGCGCCGCCTACGCCCTCCGGCTCCGCCTCGAGGACGTCGCCGACGCCGGCGACACGTACGACGCCTCCCCGGTCCCTGGGGACGCCCCGCGCATCGCCGCCGTCGTCGGCGAGCCCGAGCTCCTCGAGCGGGGGCCGCTCCGCGCGAGCGTCGTCCTCCGGCACGCCCTCGCGCTGCCCGCGCGCCTCGCCGACGACCGCCGCACCCCCGTGGGGACCGCCACCCTGCACGCCCACACGACGCTGCACCTCGATGCCTTCGAGGACGCCGTTCACGTCGACGTCGCGCTCGACAATCCCGCCGACGACCACCGCCTCCGCCTCCACCTCGAGACCGACCTCGCGAGCGACACGGTGCTCCGCGACGGCCACTGGGCGGTCCTCCGTCGCCCCCTCGACCCCCCGGAGGCGACCGGCTGGTACCAGCGCCCGACCCGCACGCACCCCGTCCGCCGCTTCGCCGCGCTCGACGACGCCCCGCGCGGGCTCGCCCTCCTCGTGCGCGGCCTGCCCGAGGTCGAAGCGATCCGTCACGACGACGGGACGACGCTCGCCGTGACCCTGCTGCGGGCCGTCGGTTGGTTGTCGCGCGACGACCTCGAGACCCGGCCCGAGGGCGCCGGCCCCGCCCTCGCGACCCCCGGAGCGCAGGAGCGGGGCCCGTTCACCGCGCACCTCGCGATCGCACCGTTCGAGGCCGGCGACGCCGCCCGCCTCACGCGCGTCGCCGACCGCTTCGTCGCACCCCCCGTCGCCCTCCCGGTCCCCCCCACGGACGCCGCGCCGGCCGCCCCCCACGGCCCCCGTTCGGGCGCCGGCGCGGGGCACGACCCGGCGGCCGGCTGGACCCTCGATCCGCCGCTGACCCTCTCGACGCTCACGCACGCGGCCCCCGACGGCCCGCTCGGGGCGAGCCGCTCGACGTACGTCGTTCGCCTCTACAACGCCGCCGAAACCCCGGCCGAGGGCGCGCTTCGCGCCCCCGCCCCCATCCGCCGGTGTCGCCGCGTGCGCCTCGACGAGACCCCGCTCGACGACGTCCCGATCCACGGCGACCAGGTGTCGCTGGTCCTCCCCGCCGCAGGCGTCGTGACCCTCGCCGTCGACCTCGAAGGACCCCCATGA
- a CDS encoding Gfo/Idh/MocA family oxidoreductase, translating to MSGARPPTDAPLRVALVGAGFMGAFHADTLARLPGASLTVVVDASLDAATRAAAPVPGARAGTALDDAFGDDVDAVVLATPAATHPALIERAATAGQAIFCEKPLATDLADAERARDAVHAAGVPFQIGFQRRYDRGIARLLSAARDGSLGTLETFRSTTFDPYGPDYATMASAAGIFHDTLSHDVDLALATFGPVAEVFTRAASVLDPRFEDLGKPDTISLSLRFANGALGTIDDRLRSGYGYETSLEVAGSRGKGVVRDDRLDGFVLHHEGRTETDFVPWFLERFETAYRAELEAFVGAVRDGRPPDPGIDHALAVLRVCLAAERAYLEDRRVRVDPGPDDGRPT from the coding sequence ATGAGCGGGGCGCGCCCCCCCACCGACGCCCCCCTCCGCGTCGCCCTCGTCGGCGCCGGCTTCATGGGCGCCTTCCACGCCGACACCCTCGCGCGCCTCCCCGGAGCGTCGCTCACCGTCGTCGTCGACGCCTCCCTCGACGCCGCGACGCGCGCCGCCGCCCCCGTCCCGGGGGCGCGCGCCGGCACGGCGCTCGACGACGCCTTCGGCGACGACGTCGACGCCGTCGTGCTGGCCACCCCCGCCGCGACGCACCCCGCCCTGATCGAGCGCGCCGCGACGGCGGGGCAGGCGATCTTCTGCGAGAAACCGCTCGCGACCGACCTCGCCGACGCCGAGCGGGCGCGCGACGCGGTCCATGCGGCGGGCGTCCCCTTCCAGATCGGCTTCCAGCGGCGGTACGACCGCGGCATCGCCCGCCTGCTGAGCGCCGCGCGCGACGGGTCGCTCGGGACGCTGGAGACGTTCCGCTCCACCACGTTCGATCCCTACGGCCCCGACTACGCCACGATGGCGTCGGCGGCCGGCATCTTCCACGACACCCTCAGTCACGACGTCGACCTGGCCCTCGCGACGTTCGGACCGGTCGCGGAGGTGTTCACGCGGGCCGCCAGCGTCCTCGATCCGCGCTTCGAGGACCTCGGAAAACCGGACACGATCAGTCTCTCGCTCCGCTTCGCCAACGGCGCGCTCGGCACGATCGACGACCGCTTGCGCAGCGGGTACGGCTACGAAACCAGCCTCGAGGTGGCCGGGAGTCGCGGGAAGGGCGTCGTGCGCGACGACCGCCTCGACGGCTTCGTGCTGCATCACGAGGGCCGCACGGAGACCGACTTCGTCCCGTGGTTCCTGGAGCGCTTCGAAACGGCGTACCGCGCGGAACTCGAGGCGTTCGTCGGGGCGGTCCGCGACGGACGGCCCCCCGATCCGGGGATCGACCACGCCCTCGCCGTCCTGCGCGTCTGCCTCGCCGCCGAACGCGCCTACCTCGAGGACCGCCGCGTCCGCGTCGACCCCGGTCCCGACGACGGGAGGCCCACGTGA
- a CDS encoding CehA/McbA family metallohydrolase, whose protein sequence is MAYRFEGTLTRTDERVTRVYPFEVPEGTTHVNVALRYDPVQTEGATLPQQISMSVYGPHGWVAEINRPSDRFDGGTDIGPDPSPGTPPSHVEPGPWRLFLSTYRIVDVIATFEIDVTFRSEADVPALPAPPAPTDPTDRGPGWYRGDLHAHTWHSDGRWDSPALIDDMAERGLDFCTLTDHNTVTGLPEHLHLARDGMLTLGGSEMSTFRGHMLALGVYERIEWRRPDGTPIPVSEITDAIHAAGGMAVICHPMNPGDPWCCGCRWEHRDMMPGNADAVEIWNGIWDEETRQGIALWRSWLDAGHRIVATSGSDHHGMAHHHEAARRHRVAANAVYADAFHRDAILAALARGHSYVTAGPTLDLTAEDAVAGRTYRMGDALDDAGEVELTARWSDVPDGAEVTWVRDGVREPAGRGAAGEARRVLDPADVRWLTLEVWDDDGAWAISNPVHGRR, encoded by the coding sequence ATGGCCTACCGGTTCGAAGGCACCCTCACCCGCACCGACGAGCGCGTCACGCGCGTCTACCCGTTCGAGGTGCCCGAGGGGACGACGCACGTCAACGTCGCGCTGCGCTACGACCCCGTCCAGACCGAGGGCGCGACGCTGCCGCAACAGATCAGCATGTCCGTCTACGGGCCCCACGGGTGGGTCGCGGAGATCAACCGCCCCAGCGACCGGTTCGACGGCGGGACCGACATCGGGCCCGACCCGAGCCCCGGGACGCCCCCCAGCCACGTCGAGCCCGGACCGTGGCGGTTGTTCCTCTCCACCTACCGCATCGTCGACGTCATCGCGACGTTCGAGATCGACGTGACGTTCCGCAGCGAGGCCGACGTCCCCGCCCTCCCCGCGCCGCCGGCCCCGACCGACCCTACGGACCGCGGTCCCGGCTGGTACCGCGGGGACCTGCACGCCCACACGTGGCACAGCGACGGACGCTGGGACAGCCCCGCCCTGATCGACGACATGGCCGAGCGCGGGCTCGACTTCTGCACCCTCACCGACCACAACACCGTGACCGGCCTCCCGGAACACCTCCATCTCGCCCGCGACGGGATGCTCACGCTCGGTGGAAGCGAGATGTCGACGTTCCGCGGGCACATGCTGGCGCTCGGGGTGTACGAACGCATCGAGTGGCGCCGCCCCGACGGGACCCCCATCCCCGTCTCCGAGATCACCGACGCGATCCACGCCGCCGGTGGGATGGCGGTCATCTGCCACCCGATGAACCCCGGCGACCCCTGGTGCTGCGGGTGCCGGTGGGAACACCGCGACATGATGCCCGGCAACGCCGACGCCGTCGAGATCTGGAACGGGATCTGGGACGAGGAGACCCGCCAGGGGATCGCCCTCTGGCGCTCGTGGCTGGACGCGGGCCACCGGATCGTCGCCACGAGCGGCAGCGACCACCACGGCATGGCGCACCACCACGAGGCCGCGCGACGCCACCGCGTGGCGGCGAACGCCGTGTACGCCGACGCCTTCCACCGCGACGCGATCCTCGCGGCGTTGGCGCGGGGGCACAGTTACGTCACGGCCGGTCCGACGTTGGACCTCACCGCGGAGGACGCCGTCGCGGGCCGGACGTACCGCATGGGCGACGCCCTCGACGACGCGGGCGAGGTCGAGCTCACGGCCCGTTGGTCGGACGTGCCCGACGGCGCCGAGGTCACGTGGGTGCGCGACGGCGTGCGCGAACCGGCGGGCCGAGGCGCCGCGGGCGAAGCGCGCCGCGTCCTCGACCCGGCGGACGTCCGTTGGCTCACCCTGGAGGTCTGGGACGACGACGGCGCCTGGGCCATCAGCAACCCGGTTCATGGTCGACGCTGA